A portion of the Drosophila sechellia strain sech25 chromosome 2R, ASM438219v1, whole genome shotgun sequence genome contains these proteins:
- the LOC6615481 gene encoding ficolin-1, with the protein MFRKAPISLYSHRLVDKIMFPGVPVFSVCIALNVMILCHAETLNLFGNLEAIYEQAENALSTLQESLLQLETNGTLSTSPDVIYPTSCLTSGNLEDGLHTLKVPGLSPFQVYCENHLAGPGWIVIQKRFSGNLSFFRNWKEYKSGFGNLMDEYFLGLEKIRALTALEPHELYVHLKDFDDTIKHAKFDEFAIGNEDDDYALNTLGKYSGTAGDSLRSHRKMKFSTYDRDNDREFNKNCAFYYLGGWWYNACLDSNLNGQYMPGGKYEESLFARGMCWRSWRGHNYGYRVTQMMIRPKCRTIPVTHR; encoded by the exons ATGTTTAGAAAAGCGCCAATCTCATTATATTCTCATCGATTAGTTGACAAAATCATGTTCCCCGGCGTCCCAGTTTTTTCCGTTTGCATTGCACTTAATGTGATGATTCTTTGTCATGCGGAG ACGCTGAATTTGTTTGGAAACTTGGAGGCTATTTATGAACAGGCGGAAAATGCACTCTCAAC TTTACAAGAATCACTTTTGCAACTTGAAACCAATGGCACTCTAAGCACATCCCCTGATGTGATTTATCCAACTTCCTGTCTGACTTCTGGGAATCTTGAAGATGGCTTGCACACCCTGAAAGTCCCAGGCTTGAGTCCCTTTCAAGTGTACTGCGAAAATCATTTGGCTGGACCCGGTTGGATCGTCATTCAAAAGAGGTTCAGTGGCAATCTGAGCTTCTTTCGCAATTGGAAGGAGTACAAGAGCGGATTTGGCAATCTAATGGACGAGTACTTCCTAGGCCTCGAAAAGATTCGTGCCTTGACTGCCCTGGAGCCGCATGAGTTGTATGTTCACCTGAAGGATTTCGATGATACAATTAAGCATGCGAAATTCGATGAATTTGCCATTGGAAACGAAGATGACGACTACGCCTTGAATACACTGGGAAAATATTCGGGCACTGCGGGAGATTCCCTCCGCTCACACCGCAAAATGAAGTTCTCCACATATGATCGGGATAACGATCGTGAGTTTAACAAGAACTGTGCATTTTACTATCTGGGAGGATGGTGGTACAACGCATGTCTGGACAG CAACCTTAATGGTCAGTATATGCCGGGTGGGAAGTACGAGGAGAGCTTGTTCGCCAGAGGAATGTGCTGGCGATCTTGGCGTGGCCACAACTACGGATACAGGGTAACCCAAATGATGATAAGACCCAAGTGCCGAACGATACCAGTGACTCATCGGTGA
- the LOC6615482 gene encoding fibrinogen C domain-containing protein 1, with protein MGWNEARNKIMKLYVWCVLLLGGGSLFSSAQSSKLDLIYTKADSMVSSLKIQLDELKQSLKEITEQKGTHEPAINPSSCLAAGINSNGIHVIEVPGLEPFPVYCDTRLAGSGWTVIQRRQDGSENFYRCWEEYSQGFGELSGEFFLGLEKLHFLTFAEPYELYVHLEDFDGMIHDARYEDFAIGNGSASYALTVLGKYSGDAGDSLRYHKGMPFSTFDHDDTGHGCARIYVGAWWYDQCQRSNLNGQYLEGGRFEPKMSGRGITWMSWRGYDYGYKFVQMMIRPKCSNNLRRQGMQNALNAH; from the exons ATGGGTTGGAACGAGGCACGGAACAAGATCATGAAGCTTTATGTGTGGTGTGTTTTATTATTAGGCGGTGGCAGCCTCTTTTCTAGTGCTCAAAGCAGTAAGTTGGATCTAATCTATACGAAAGCTGACAGCATGGTTTCCAG TTTAAAGATCCAGCTGGACGAGCTAAAACAGAGCCTCAAGGAGATCACAGAACAAAAAGGGACTCATGAGC CCGCAATTAATCCCTCCTCCTGTCTAGCTGCCGGAATCAACAGTAATGGCATCCATGTTATTGAAGTTCCGGGTCTGGAACCTTTTCCGGTTTATTGTGACACTCGTCTGGCAGGATCTGGTTGGACTGTAATTCAGCGACGACAGGACGGCAGTGAAAACTTCTATCGCTGCTGGGAGGAGTATAGCCAAGGATTTGGGGAGCTTAGCGGAGAATTCTTTTTGGGTCTGGAAAAGCTACACTTCCTAACATTCGCGGAGCCCTACGAGCTGTATGTCCATTTGGAAGACTTCGATGGAATGATACATGATGCCCGATACGAGGATTTTGCCATTGGGAATGGATCAGCGTCTTATGCGCTAACTGTTTTGGGTAAATACTCGGGAGACGCCGGGGATTCGTTGAGGTACCACAAGGGAATGCCCTTCTCCACATTCGATCACGATGATACGGGTCACGGATGCGCCAGGATTTATGTGGGGGCCTGGTGGTACGATCAGTGCCAGAGGAG CAACCTCAATGGCCAATATTTGGAGGGAGGTCGATTCGAGCCGAAGATGTCGGGTCGCGGAATCACCTGGATGAGCTGGCGAGGCTACGACTACGGCTACAAATTCGTACAAATGATGATCAGACCCAAGTGCTCCAACAACCTACGAAGGCAGGGCATGCAAAATGCCTTAAACGCCCATTGA
- the LOC6615483 gene encoding shugoshin, whose protein sequence is MGSKVEHQYKLLNAELMDQVQKQRLEIGEYRKRVISLEREIMDIREEHVLQNHRQRMENISIVRSLMLSLNVDSDSLAVRQEPAQAAQINRPSGPRRSSREICNDMRRTCALARTTRPISPRRSSSVTSTVSSSSRRSSAEVQSEVVATRMPEDRRADKPTPPPRRPAELVFDEDDSDDDFDEAVSPVEETQTEQNEENNRLFSIIEENGSEGESADSSSSCEAIYCDTTVESSPPNAQVTVTPSGRALREVDTNVPVAVSLSRGKESAKGSWLAISAAVEDSPQEPSIQCPRLAVTRPSQSSGIFPDVNGLTPRRSLFNGIGKLAGSTSTPKSFLVEEMPSMRTRSRTTANKKSENTDMSSSFCNNSARPSRSCRPTSLVEPSLKNKMRNGSKGKAKAKK, encoded by the exons ATGGGATCCAAAGTGGAGCACCAGTACAAGCTGCTGAATGCGGAGCTAATGGACCAGGTGCAAAAACAGCGCTTGGAGATCGGCGAGTACAGGAAGCGGGTGATATCGTTGGAGCGCGAGATCATGGACATTCGGGAGGAGCACGTCCTGCAAAACCATCGCCAGCGCATGGAGAACATCAGTATCGTACGCAGCCTGATGCTGAGTCTGAACGTGGACTCTGACTCCCTGGCGGTGCGTCAAGAACCCGCTCAGGCAGCTCAGATAAACAGACCAAGCGGCCCGCGTCGCAGCTCCAGGGAAATATGCAACGACATGCGACGGACGTGTGCGTTGGCCCGCACCACCAGACCCATCTCGCCAAGAAGATCTTCCTCAGTGACCAGTACGGTTTCGTCCTCTAGTCGCCGCTCCAGCGCAGAAGTGCAGTCCGAGGTGGTGGCCACTAGGATGCCAGAGGATAGGCGAGCCGACAAG CCTACACCACCGCCACGAAGACCAGCGGAATTAGTGTTTGATGAGGACGACTCGGACGATGATTTCGACGAAGCCGTAAGCCCCGTGGAGGAGACACAGACTGAGCAAAATGAGGAGAACAATCGTCTGTTTAGCATTATAGAGGAAAATGGCAGTGAAGGGGAGTCCGCAGACTCGTCATCATCATGCGAAGCCATCTACTGCGACACAACGGTTGAAAGTAGTCCGCCAAACGCCCAAGTCACCGTCACGCCCAGTGGACGGGCTCTCCGGGAAGTGGACACCAATGTCCCAGTAGCAGTGTCCCTCAGTCGGGGAAAAGAGTCCGCGAAGGGATCATGGTTGGCAATTTCCGCCGCTGTGGAAGATTCTCCACAGGAGCCAAGCATACAGTGCCCGCGACTGGCAGTCACCAGGCCTAGTCAATCGTCTGGAATCTTTCCTGATGTCAACGGTCTAACGCCGCGAAGAAGCCTGTTCAACGGGATAGGCAAACTGGCCGGGAGCACCAGCACTCCGAAATCCTTTCTCGTCGAGGAAATGCCATCTATGAGAACTAGAAGCCGAACTACCGCTAATAAGAAATCAGAAAATACGGATATGTCCAGTTCTTTTTGCAACAACAGCGCAAGGCCGAGTAGAAGCTGCAGGCCCACCAGTTTGGTGGAGCCAAGTTTGAAGAACAAGATGCGCAATGGCTCGAAAGGCAAGGCCAAGGCCAAAAAGTAG